A window of Aeromicrobium sp. Root236 contains these coding sequences:
- a CDS encoding CrcB family protein, with amino-acid sequence MRSFALVAIGGAAGTLARHGIAEALAGDRLFPLPTFLVNVTGSFALGALLAVLLVRDHRASANRLRVLLGTGFLGGYTTYSALAVETDTLLRGDHIALGVTYAVGSVAAGLVAALAGVAAGRAVAR; translated from the coding sequence GTGAGGTCCTTCGCGCTCGTCGCCATCGGTGGCGCCGCGGGCACCCTCGCCCGCCACGGCATCGCCGAGGCACTCGCCGGCGACCGGCTCTTCCCGCTGCCGACGTTCCTCGTCAACGTGACCGGATCGTTCGCCCTGGGCGCGCTGCTCGCGGTGCTGCTCGTACGCGACCACCGTGCGTCCGCCAACCGCCTGCGGGTGCTGCTCGGCACGGGATTCCTCGGCGGCTACACGACGTACAGCGCGCTGGCCGTCGAGACCGACACGCTGCTGCGCGGCGATCACATCGCGCTCGGGGTCACGTACGCGGTGGGCAGTGTCGCCGCCGGGCTCGTGGCGGCACTCGCGGGAGTCGCGGCGGGCCGGGCGGTGGCGCGATGA
- the glpK gene encoding glycerol kinase GlpK produces the protein MATGQQARYVGAIDQGTTSTRFMVFDHDGHEVARHQLEHEQILPRAGWVEHDPHEIWEATQDVIETGLTRAGITADGLVAIGITNQRETTVVWDRRTGEPYYNAIVWQDTRTDSIASALDKSGDGDLIRDRAGLPPATYFSGGKIQWILENVDGVRADAEAGHALFGNTDSWLMWWLSGGPDGGLHLTDVTNASRTMLMDLVTLDWDDELLALFGVPRAMLPEIRSSSEVYGHTRADGPFGGEVPIAGDLGDQHAALVGQVCFQPGELKNTYGTGNFLVLNTGTEIVKSTNGLITTPAYKFGDAPAVYALEGSIAVTGSAIQWLRDQLGIIKAAADSESLAESVDDNGGVYFVPAFSGLFAPYWRSDARGVIVGLSRFNTVAHIARAALEAICYQSRDVVEAMVADAGLDLTILRVDGGVTANELCMQIQADVLGVPVSRPVVAETTALGAAYAAGLAVGFWAGTDELVANWHESKRWESTSTPEQREAGHAQWKKAVERTFGWIDVD, from the coding sequence ATGGCAACAGGGCAACAGGCGAGGTACGTCGGCGCGATCGACCAGGGCACCACCAGCACGAGGTTCATGGTGTTCGACCACGACGGGCACGAGGTCGCGCGGCACCAGCTCGAGCACGAGCAGATCCTGCCGCGCGCCGGCTGGGTCGAGCACGACCCGCACGAGATCTGGGAGGCCACCCAGGACGTCATCGAGACCGGGCTGACGCGGGCCGGCATCACCGCCGACGGCCTCGTCGCGATCGGCATCACCAACCAGCGCGAGACGACCGTGGTGTGGGACCGGCGCACGGGTGAGCCCTACTACAACGCCATCGTCTGGCAGGACACGCGCACGGACTCGATTGCCAGCGCGCTCGACAAGAGCGGAGACGGCGATCTGATCCGCGACCGCGCGGGCCTGCCGCCGGCCACCTACTTCTCCGGCGGCAAGATCCAGTGGATCCTCGAGAACGTCGACGGCGTACGCGCTGACGCCGAGGCCGGCCACGCGCTGTTCGGCAACACCGACAGCTGGCTGATGTGGTGGCTGTCCGGGGGACCGGACGGCGGGCTGCACCTCACCGACGTGACCAACGCGAGCCGCACGATGCTGATGGACCTCGTGACGCTGGACTGGGACGACGAGCTGTTGGCGCTGTTCGGCGTGCCGCGCGCGATGCTCCCCGAGATCCGGTCGTCGTCCGAGGTCTACGGCCACACGCGCGCCGACGGGCCGTTCGGCGGCGAAGTGCCGATCGCGGGCGATCTCGGCGACCAGCACGCCGCACTCGTCGGCCAGGTGTGCTTCCAGCCCGGCGAGCTCAAGAACACGTACGGCACCGGCAACTTCCTGGTGCTCAACACCGGCACCGAGATCGTGAAGTCCACCAACGGGCTGATCACGACACCGGCCTACAAGTTCGGCGACGCCCCGGCGGTCTACGCGCTGGAGGGCTCGATCGCGGTGACCGGCTCGGCGATCCAGTGGCTGCGCGACCAGCTCGGCATCATCAAGGCCGCTGCGGACTCCGAGAGCCTCGCCGAGAGCGTCGACGACAACGGTGGGGTGTACTTCGTCCCGGCGTTCTCCGGGTTGTTCGCGCCCTACTGGCGCAGCGACGCGCGGGGCGTGATCGTCGGGCTCTCGCGCTTCAACACCGTCGCCCACATCGCGCGGGCCGCTCTGGAGGCCATCTGCTACCAGAGCCGGGACGTCGTCGAAGCGATGGTGGCCGACGCCGGGCTGGACCTCACGATCCTGCGGGTCGACGGCGGAGTCACGGCCAACGAGCTGTGCATGCAGATCCAGGCAGACGTCCTCGGCGTGCCCGTCAGCCGGCCCGTCGTCGCGGAGACGACGGCGCTCGGTGCGGCGTACGCGGCCGGGCTCGCGGTGGGGTTCTGGGCCGGCACGGACGAGCTCGTGGCCAACTGGCACGAGTCCAAGCGCTGGGAGTCGACCTCGACGCCGGAGCAGCGTGAGGCCGGTCACGCCCAGTGGAAGAAGGCCGTCGAGCGTACGTTCGGCTGGATCGACGTCGACTAG
- a CDS encoding DNA alkylation repair protein, giving the protein MSAAPLVSQIRDALRAAADDERAPRMQAYMKSEMPYLGVPMPAVRAITKAALRAQPLRTLDELESAVRTLWDEATFREERYAASGLLATKLAAGRLELVPLYEHLATTGAWWDHVDDLAHRIAELHDAHPDEAAGVVLRWSTADDLWLRRLAIISQLGRRDRVDPALLSAVIEPNIADREFFVRKAIGWALREYARVEPDWVRRFVAEHPELSGLSRREALKHL; this is encoded by the coding sequence ATGAGTGCCGCTCCCCTCGTCTCGCAGATACGCGATGCGTTGCGTGCTGCCGCGGACGACGAACGTGCCCCGCGCATGCAGGCGTACATGAAGTCGGAGATGCCCTACCTCGGTGTGCCGATGCCGGCCGTACGGGCGATCACGAAGGCCGCGCTCCGGGCGCAGCCGCTCCGTACGCTCGACGAGCTCGAATCCGCCGTGCGTACGTTGTGGGACGAGGCCACGTTCCGCGAGGAGCGCTACGCCGCGAGCGGGCTGCTCGCGACGAAGCTCGCCGCCGGGCGGCTCGAGCTCGTCCCGCTGTACGAGCACCTCGCCACGACCGGCGCCTGGTGGGACCACGTGGACGACCTCGCCCACCGGATCGCCGAGCTCCACGACGCGCACCCCGACGAGGCGGCAGGCGTCGTACTCCGATGGAGCACCGCCGACGACCTCTGGCTGCGGCGCCTCGCGATCATCAGTCAGCTCGGCCGCCGTGACCGGGTGGACCCGGCACTGCTGTCGGCGGTCATCGAGCCCAACATCGCGGACCGGGAGTTCTTCGTCCGCAAGGCGATCGGGTGGGCGCTGCGGGAGTACGCCCGCGTCGAGCCGGACTGGGTGCGCCGGTTCGTCGCCGAGCATCCCGAGCTCAGCGGGCTCTCCCGGCGCGAGGCGCTCAAGCACCTCTGA
- a CDS encoding glycerol-3-phosphate dehydrogenase/oxidase, producing MRSVALSPENRQAALDAMAETPLDILVIGGGVVGGGAALDAATRGLSVGLVEARDFASGTSSRSSKLMHGGLRYLEMLDFRLVAEALKERGLSLQKLAPHLVREVGFLYPLTHRVWERFYAGSGVALYDAMSKASGYGQGVPLHRHLTRRGARRMMPALRKDALIGALHYYDGQVDDARHTMFLSRTAAAYGAHVASRTRVVGLLREGDRVTGATVKDLESGREFDIRAKQVINSTGVWTDETQALTSERGQFHVRASKGVHLVVPRDRIRGESGLILRTEKSVLFVIPWGRHWIIGTTDTDWSLSKDHPAASRSDIDYLLDHVNSVLVEPLTHDDVEGVYAGLRPLLAGEDEATSKLSREHAVGTSVKGLVVIAGGKYTTYRIMAKDAVDAAVHGMSSLLDRKVPDSCTEDVPLLGADGYEAMWNQRQMLAASSGLGVGRIEHLLHRYGSLTLEVLDLVAERPDLGEPLTGADDYLRAEVVYAATHEGARHLDDAIARRTRISIETFDRGTEVAVEVAELMAGVLGWTEAQRDNEVDHYLKRVEAERESQTMPDDETADAARMGAEDVVPIATTATKAKTA from the coding sequence ATGCGATCGGTAGCCCTGTCACCTGAGAACCGTCAAGCCGCTCTCGACGCGATGGCGGAGACCCCGCTGGACATTCTCGTCATCGGCGGTGGCGTCGTCGGCGGCGGAGCGGCCCTCGACGCCGCGACCCGAGGCCTGTCGGTCGGTCTTGTCGAGGCCCGCGACTTCGCCTCCGGCACGTCGAGCCGTTCCAGCAAGCTCATGCACGGCGGGCTGCGCTATCTCGAGATGCTCGACTTCCGGCTGGTTGCCGAGGCGCTCAAGGAGCGCGGCCTGAGCCTGCAGAAGCTCGCACCGCACCTCGTGCGCGAGGTCGGCTTCCTCTACCCGTTGACGCACCGCGTGTGGGAGCGGTTCTACGCCGGCTCCGGCGTCGCGCTCTACGACGCGATGAGCAAGGCGTCGGGCTACGGCCAGGGCGTGCCGCTGCACCGTCACCTGACCCGCAGGGGAGCGCGTCGCATGATGCCCGCACTGCGCAAGGACGCCTTGATCGGCGCGCTGCACTACTACGACGGGCAGGTCGACGACGCCCGCCACACGATGTTCCTCTCACGCACCGCTGCGGCGTACGGCGCACACGTCGCCAGTCGTACGCGCGTCGTCGGACTGCTCCGTGAGGGTGACAGGGTCACCGGCGCCACGGTGAAGGACCTGGAGTCGGGCCGCGAGTTCGACATCCGCGCCAAGCAGGTCATCAACTCCACCGGGGTCTGGACCGACGAGACGCAGGCGCTGACCTCCGAGCGCGGCCAGTTCCACGTGCGCGCCAGCAAGGGTGTGCACCTCGTGGTGCCGCGCGACCGCATCCGTGGCGAGTCCGGGTTGATCCTGCGCACCGAGAAGTCGGTGCTGTTCGTCATCCCGTGGGGTCGTCACTGGATCATCGGTACGACCGACACCGACTGGTCGCTGTCCAAGGACCACCCGGCGGCGAGCCGCAGCGACATCGACTACCTCCTCGACCACGTCAACTCGGTGCTCGTGGAGCCGCTGACGCACGACGACGTGGAGGGGGTGTACGCCGGTCTGCGGCCGCTCCTCGCCGGTGAGGACGAGGCCACCAGCAAGCTGTCCCGCGAGCACGCGGTCGGCACCAGCGTCAAGGGACTCGTCGTCATCGCCGGCGGCAAGTACACGACCTACCGGATCATGGCCAAGGACGCGGTCGACGCAGCGGTGCATGGCATGTCGTCGTTGCTCGATCGCAAGGTCCCGGACTCGTGCACCGAGGACGTACCGCTGCTCGGCGCTGACGGCTACGAAGCGATGTGGAACCAGCGCCAGATGCTCGCCGCGTCGAGCGGCCTCGGCGTCGGCCGCATCGAGCACCTGCTGCACCGCTACGGCTCACTGACGCTCGAGGTCCTCGACCTCGTCGCCGAGCGCCCCGACCTGGGCGAGCCGCTGACCGGCGCCGACGACTACCTGCGTGCCGAGGTCGTCTACGCGGCCACGCACGAGGGCGCCCGGCACCTCGACGACGCGATCGCCCGTCGTACGCGCATCTCGATCGAGACGTTCGACCGCGGCACCGAGGTGGCCGTCGAGGTCGCCGAGCTGATGGCCGGTGTCCTGGGCTGGACCGAGGCGCAGCGCGACAACGAGGTCGACCACTACCTCAAGCGGGTCGAGGCCGAGCGCGAGAGCCAGACCATGCCCGACGACGAGACCGCCGACGCCGCGCGCATGGGCGCCGAGGACGTCGTGCCGATCGCGACCACCGCGACGAAGGCGAAGACCGCCTGA
- a CDS encoding DUF4097 family beta strand repeat-containing protein, with protein MAEETVADYDVRSPASRTLLTVISTIVTVLLLGGFVVGASFVKRDTRVATADVELGELSQLVINAGSANVHLVEGEEGMVRIRSRITSGLQKTDYQLGRRGNEIKIVSSCKTWLSPGCGVSTTLEVPKGMPIVVKSTTGDVKADSLSEGSLTVRSGSGDISVADLKVDELDAKTGSGDIKATFATQPFGLKVITTSGDIRASMPAGKRKYAVVVSSKSGNISNSLDGDVKSSLSVADAQKGFVRAITTSGDIRLANQ; from the coding sequence ATGGCAGAAGAGACCGTCGCGGACTACGACGTACGCTCACCGGCGTCGCGCACCCTGCTGACCGTGATCAGCACGATCGTGACCGTGCTGCTCCTCGGGGGCTTCGTGGTGGGCGCGTCGTTCGTCAAGCGCGACACCCGCGTCGCCACGGCCGACGTCGAGCTCGGCGAGCTCTCGCAGCTCGTGATCAACGCCGGGTCCGCCAACGTGCACCTCGTCGAGGGCGAGGAGGGCATGGTCAGGATCCGTTCGCGCATCACCTCGGGCCTGCAGAAGACCGACTACCAGCTCGGCCGCCGCGGCAACGAGATCAAGATCGTCTCGTCGTGCAAGACCTGGCTGTCGCCGGGCTGCGGCGTGTCGACCACCCTCGAGGTGCCCAAGGGCATGCCGATCGTCGTCAAGAGCACGACGGGCGACGTCAAGGCCGACTCCCTCTCGGAGGGGTCGCTCACCGTGAGGTCAGGCAGCGGCGACATCTCGGTGGCCGATCTCAAGGTCGACGAGCTCGACGCCAAGACCGGCTCGGGCGACATCAAGGCGACGTTCGCGACGCAGCCGTTCGGGCTCAAGGTCATCACCACGAGCGGCGACATCCGCGCGTCGATGCCGGCCGGCAAGCGCAAGTATGCCGTGGTGGTCTCGTCCAAGTCCGGCAACATCTCCAACTCGCTCGACGGTGACGTCAAGAGCTCGCTGTCCGTGGCCGATGCCCAGAAGGGCTTCGTCCGGGCGATCACCACCAGCGGCGACATCCGCCTGGCCAACCAATGA
- a CDS encoding UdgX family uracil-DNA binding protein (This protein belongs to the uracil DNA glycosylase superfamily, members of which act in excision repair of DNA. However, it belongs more specifically to UdgX branch, whose founding member was found to bind uracil in DNA (where it does not belong), without cleaving it, appears to promote DNA repair by a pathway involving RecA, rather than base excision.) codes for MEHEGAEAWVPSTRSVAKLASAAEECRGCELWEDATQVVFSRGRASARLALVGEQPGDQEDRAGEPFVGPAGRVLADALEAADIDPSRVYLTNAVKHFRHTVRGKRRIHEKPAVGHIVACHPWLEAELSVVRPHVVVCLGATAGRSVLGRAVRIGAERGRLIEPEPGGPQVVITTHPSALLRLRDRSEWGEAFDGFVGDLRVAAAAAD; via the coding sequence ATGGAGCACGAAGGCGCCGAGGCATGGGTCCCGTCGACGCGCAGCGTCGCGAAGCTGGCCTCGGCGGCGGAGGAGTGTCGCGGTTGCGAGCTGTGGGAGGACGCCACGCAGGTCGTGTTCTCGCGCGGGCGAGCCTCGGCACGGCTGGCGCTGGTCGGGGAGCAACCCGGTGACCAGGAGGACCGGGCCGGCGAGCCGTTCGTCGGCCCCGCGGGCCGTGTGCTCGCCGATGCACTGGAAGCGGCAGACATCGATCCGTCGCGGGTCTACCTGACCAACGCCGTCAAGCACTTCCGCCACACGGTGCGCGGCAAGCGCCGCATCCACGAGAAGCCGGCCGTCGGGCACATCGTCGCCTGCCACCCGTGGCTCGAGGCGGAGCTGTCGGTCGTACGACCACACGTCGTCGTGTGCCTGGGCGCCACGGCCGGGCGGTCCGTCCTCGGGCGCGCCGTGCGGATCGGCGCCGAGCGGGGCCGGCTGATCGAACCGGAGCCGGGCGGCCCGCAGGTCGTCATCACGACCCACCCGTCCGCGCTGCTGCGCCTGCGGGACCGGAGCGAGTGGGGCGAGGCGTTCGACGGGTTCGTCGGCGATCTCCGGGTGGCGGCAGCCGCTGCGGACTGA
- the orn gene encoding oligoribonuclease encodes MNDKLVWIDCEMTGLSLETDALVEVAALVTDYDLNVLGDGIDLIVKPPQAALEQMNDFVREMHTSSGLITELDNGLSLREAEEQVLAYVREFVKEPGKAPMAGNTIGTDRSFLARDMAELEGWLHYRVIDVSSIKELARQWFPRAYFAAPAKAGHHRALVDIQESIEELRYYRRAVFTPDPGIDSDTAKAIAAEVAGSLTGEGRATV; translated from the coding sequence GTGAATGACAAGCTGGTGTGGATCGACTGCGAGATGACCGGACTCTCGCTCGAGACCGATGCATTGGTCGAGGTGGCCGCCCTGGTCACCGACTACGACCTCAACGTCCTCGGCGACGGGATCGACCTCATCGTCAAGCCCCCGCAGGCTGCGCTCGAGCAGATGAACGACTTCGTCCGCGAGATGCACACCAGCTCCGGCCTGATCACCGAGCTCGACAACGGCCTGAGCCTGCGCGAGGCCGAGGAGCAGGTGCTCGCGTACGTCCGGGAGTTCGTCAAGGAGCCCGGCAAGGCACCGATGGCCGGCAACACGATCGGCACCGACCGGTCGTTCCTCGCCCGCGACATGGCCGAGCTCGAGGGCTGGCTGCACTACCGCGTCATCGACGTCTCGTCGATCAAGGAGCTGGCTCGTCAGTGGTTCCCGCGGGCCTACTTCGCGGCGCCCGCCAAGGCCGGCCACCACCGCGCCCTGGTCGACATCCAGGAGAGCATCGAGGAGCTGCGCTACTACCGTCGCGCGGTTTTCACCCCGGATCCCGGGATCGACTCCGACACCGCCAAGGCCATCGCCGCCGAGGTCGCCGGTTCGTTGACCGGCGAAGGCCGGGCTACGGTCTGA
- a CDS encoding histidine phosphatase family protein, producing MRLILVRHGQTPANVEGILESTVPGPGLTVLGQQQAEELVEALADEKIDAIFVSSMIRTHLTAAPLVAARGLEPVVRDGLREIAAGDVEGRSDEDSVHQYVHTLLAWCAGDLEVRMPGAETGQEVIARFDEVVAEAESLGVDNVVLVSHGAMIRAWTAARTSNVDLDFVSDHYVVNTGIVVVEGSSGTGWEVESWLGESVSEAAARGVTSDHSPASEPLDD from the coding sequence ATGCGTTTGATCCTCGTCCGCCACGGCCAGACCCCCGCAAATGTCGAGGGCATCCTGGAATCGACCGTGCCCGGACCAGGGCTCACGGTGCTCGGGCAGCAGCAGGCCGAGGAGCTCGTCGAGGCGCTCGCCGACGAGAAGATCGACGCGATCTTCGTGTCGTCGATGATCCGGACCCACCTCACCGCGGCTCCGCTCGTCGCCGCACGCGGGCTCGAGCCGGTCGTCCGCGACGGGCTCCGCGAGATCGCCGCCGGCGACGTCGAGGGCCGGTCCGACGAGGACTCGGTCCACCAGTACGTCCACACGCTGCTCGCGTGGTGCGCCGGTGACCTCGAGGTGCGCATGCCGGGTGCGGAGACGGGCCAGGAGGTCATCGCGCGCTTCGACGAGGTCGTCGCCGAGGCCGAGTCACTGGGCGTCGACAACGTGGTGCTGGTCAGCCACGGGGCGATGATCCGCGCGTGGACCGCCGCACGTACGAGCAACGTCGACCTCGACTTCGTCAGCGACCACTACGTCGTCAACACCGGCATCGTCGTCGTCGAGGGATCGAGCGGGACCGGCTGGGAGGTCGAGTCGTGGCTCGGCGAGAGCGTCAGCGAGGCCGCGGCCCGAGGTGTCACCTCCGACCACAGCCCCGCCTCCGAACCGCTCGACGACTGA
- a CDS encoding pirin family protein: MPAVNVADWTVLPRVIAAPTQTEDRAPVTVTTAPKGYEGEGFPVRRAFAGVDPSKLDPFIHMDQMGEVEYAPGEPKGTPWHPHRGFETVTYLVDGVFEHQDSHGGGGSITDGDTQWMTAGSGLLHIEAPPEWLVVKGGLFHGLQLWVNLPKADKWLPPHYQDIRSADVGLGSTPDAGALLRVIAGEVDGVKGPGSTHTPMAMVHATVLPGAEMTVPWRTDFNALVYVMSGSGYVGRERRPIESGQLAVLGHGETITVGADQQQDSRHPALEVVLLGGLPIREPIAWAGPFVMNTKAEVMQAFEDFQKGRLGTIPTVPHAEVHGEMLQD, from the coding sequence ATGCCTGCTGTGAATGTCGCCGACTGGACCGTCCTGCCCCGCGTGATCGCGGCGCCGACCCAGACCGAGGACCGTGCGCCGGTCACCGTGACCACCGCGCCCAAGGGCTACGAGGGCGAGGGCTTCCCGGTGCGCCGGGCGTTCGCCGGTGTCGACCCGAGCAAGCTGGACCCGTTCATCCACATGGACCAGATGGGTGAGGTCGAGTACGCGCCCGGCGAGCCCAAGGGCACGCCGTGGCACCCGCACCGCGGGTTCGAGACCGTGACCTACCTGGTCGACGGCGTGTTCGAGCACCAGGACAGCCACGGTGGTGGCGGCTCGATCACCGACGGCGACACCCAGTGGATGACCGCCGGCAGTGGTCTCCTGCACATCGAGGCGCCGCCGGAGTGGCTCGTCGTCAAGGGCGGGCTGTTCCACGGCCTGCAGCTGTGGGTCAACCTGCCGAAGGCCGACAAGTGGCTGCCGCCGCACTACCAGGACATCCGCAGCGCCGACGTGGGCCTGGGCTCCACCCCCGACGCCGGGGCGCTCCTGCGGGTCATCGCCGGCGAGGTCGACGGCGTGAAGGGCCCGGGCTCGACCCACACGCCGATGGCCATGGTCCACGCCACCGTCCTGCCGGGCGCGGAGATGACCGTGCCGTGGCGCACGGACTTCAACGCGCTCGTGTACGTCATGAGCGGCAGCGGCTACGTCGGCCGCGAGCGCCGGCCCATCGAGTCGGGCCAGCTCGCGGTCCTCGGGCACGGCGAGACGATCACCGTCGGCGCCGATCAGCAGCAGGACAGCCGGCACCCCGCACTCGAGGTCGTCCTGCTCGGCGGCCTGCCGATCCGCGAGCCGATCGCCTGGGCCGGTCCGTTCGTCATGAACACCAAGGCCGAGGTCATGCAGGCGTTCGAGGACTTCCAGAAGGGCCGCCTCGGCACGATCCCGACGGTGCCGCACGCCGAGGTGCACGGGGAGATGCTGCAGGACTGA
- a CDS encoding CrcB family protein, with protein MTTLLMAMAGGLGAGTRWSLDAWLRPRVSSTLPWSTHLINISGSLLLGLVVGLGADDTWHTVLGTGFLGGYTTFSTASVESVHLALDGRYRAATVNAVGMLVLSVAAASLGYAIGRTW; from the coding sequence ATGACGACGCTGCTGATGGCGATGGCAGGCGGTCTGGGTGCCGGGACCCGCTGGTCGCTCGACGCGTGGTTGCGTCCGCGTGTCTCGTCGACGCTCCCGTGGTCGACGCACCTGATCAACATCAGCGGGTCACTGCTGCTCGGGCTCGTCGTGGGCCTGGGCGCCGACGACACCTGGCACACCGTGCTCGGCACCGGGTTCCTCGGCGGCTACACCACGTTCAGCACCGCGAGCGTCGAGTCGGTGCACCTGGCCCTTGACGGCCGCTACCGCGCCGCGACGGTCAACGCCGTCGGCATGCTGGTGCTCAGCGTGGCGGCAGCGTCGCTCGGCTACGCCATCGGCCGAACCTGGTAG
- a CDS encoding thioredoxin domain-containing protein: MSNERQQRAARAEQMRKEREKADRKQRNLITVGIVVVVVALIAVAGFAVKNAQDSNTDSDKLVYPAHTDKKTFGFDYTAADAGGKAGANPVKVVLTEDFQCPVCKAFEEQSGAFLDDLVKKGEITIDYRPISFLDRSSSNEYSSRAANAAMCVLNEGGVEDYKKFHDLLYANQPEENTAGPEDAELISDAKQVGVTGVDSCIRKKVYGPWLDKAYEKAQSDGFQGTPWVRIGGKDVKTPTAENMQKAIDAAKKS; this comes from the coding sequence GTGAGCAACGAACGTCAGCAGCGTGCCGCCCGCGCCGAGCAGATGCGCAAGGAGCGCGAGAAGGCCGACCGCAAGCAGCGCAACCTGATCACCGTCGGGATCGTCGTCGTCGTCGTGGCCCTGATCGCCGTCGCCGGCTTCGCGGTCAAGAACGCCCAGGACAGCAACACCGACTCCGACAAGCTGGTCTACCCGGCTCACACCGACAAGAAGACCTTCGGGTTCGACTACACGGCAGCCGACGCCGGGGGCAAGGCCGGAGCCAACCCGGTCAAGGTCGTGCTGACCGAGGACTTCCAGTGCCCCGTGTGCAAGGCGTTCGAGGAGCAGAGCGGTGCGTTCCTCGACGACCTGGTCAAGAAGGGCGAGATCACGATCGACTACCGCCCGATCAGCTTCCTCGACCGCAGCAGCTCCAACGAGTACTCGAGCCGCGCCGCCAACGCCGCGATGTGCGTCCTGAACGAGGGTGGGGTCGAGGACTACAAGAAGTTCCACGACCTCCTCTACGCCAACCAGCCCGAGGAGAACACGGCTGGTCCGGAGGACGCCGAGCTGATCTCCGACGCCAAGCAGGTCGGCGTCACCGGCGTCGACAGCTGCATCCGCAAGAAGGTCTACGGTCCGTGGCTCGACAAGGCGTACGAGAAGGCCCAGTCCGACGGCTTCCAGGGCACGCCCTGGGTCCGCATCGGTGGCAAGGACGTCAAGACGCCGACGGCCGAGAACATGCAGAAGGCCATCGACGCCGCCAAGAAGTCGTAG
- a CDS encoding thioredoxin domain-containing protein, which produces MRKEREKADRKQRNLISVAIVVVVVALIAVGAWAVSTAGGDGDKPVGPLVTPAHTNASYGFDYSAADAGGTAGTDPVRVVLYEDFQCPICKSFEEQNGAFLDDLVKKGEITIEYRMFAFLDGQSSTEYSTRSASAAMAVLDKGGVAAFKKFHDLLYANQPPEGGDGLSDVTLIDLAKQAGVTGIDADVKDQTYAPWVRKAKAAAFDDGHKGTPTILIEGKSITPTQADIRAAIAAAK; this is translated from the coding sequence ATGCGCAAGGAGCGGGAGAAGGCCGACCGCAAGCAGCGCAACCTGATCAGCGTGGCGATCGTCGTCGTGGTCGTCGCGCTGATTGCTGTGGGTGCGTGGGCTGTCTCGACGGCGGGCGGGGACGGCGACAAGCCCGTCGGCCCGCTGGTCACGCCGGCGCACACCAACGCGTCGTACGGCTTCGACTACTCCGCAGCCGACGCCGGTGGCACGGCGGGCACCGATCCGGTTCGGGTCGTGCTCTACGAGGACTTCCAGTGTCCGATCTGCAAGTCGTTCGAAGAGCAGAACGGCGCCTTCCTCGACGATCTGGTCAAGAAGGGTGAGATCACGATCGAGTACCGGATGTTCGCCTTCCTGGACGGACAAAGCTCGACTGAGTACTCCACCCGCTCGGCCAGTGCTGCCATGGCGGTGCTCGACAAGGGCGGGGTCGCGGCGTTCAAGAAGTTCCATGACCTGCTTTACGCCAACCAGCCGCCTGAAGGAGGCGACGGCCTCTCCGATGTGACGCTGATCGACCTCGCGAAGCAGGCCGGCGTCACTGGAATCGACGCGGATGTAAAGGACCAGACCTACGCGCCGTGGGTCCGCAAGGCGAAGGCTGCTGCGTTCGATGACGGCCACAAGGGGACCCCGACGATTCTGATTGAAGGCAAGAGCATCACACCGACTCAAGCAGACATCAGGGCCGCCATCGCCGCGGCGAAGTAG